A section of the Tissierellales bacterium genome encodes:
- a CDS encoding L-fuculose-phosphate aldolase — MKKERELIVEYGRKLITHNLTTGSGGNISIFNREKGLVAISPSGLDYFETKPKDIVIVNLDGEVIEGDLKPSSEIGMHLIFYKNREDANAIVHTHSKFATAISSMGWDLKPVHYLIGFAGYDVKCAKYATYGSQELAENALESIGDRNAVLLANHGLIALGTNVGRAFSTAEHLEFVSEIYYLTKTLGEPNLLSKDQMDEVMKKFNTYRYK, encoded by the coding sequence ATGAAGAAGGAAAGAGAATTAATTGTAGAATATGGGAGAAAACTTATAACTCATAATTTAACTACAGGTTCAGGAGGAAATATTAGTATTTTCAATAGAGAAAAAGGTCTAGTTGCAATTAGCCCCAGTGGTTTAGACTATTTTGAAACGAAACCTAAGGATATAGTAATTGTTAATTTAGATGGTGAAGTAATAGAAGGGGATTTAAAACCCTCAAGTGAAATAGGGATGCATTTGATTTTTTATAAAAATAGAGAAGATGCTAATGCTATTGTTCATACCCATTCTAAATTTGCTACTGCTATTTCTTCCATGGGTTGGGATTTAAAGCCTGTACACTATTTAATAGGCTTTGCTGGATATGATGTAAAATGTGCTAAATATGCAACTTATGGTTCCCAAGAGTTAGCAGAAAATGCTTTGGAAAGTATAGGAGATAGAAATGCCGTCCTACTAGCTAATCATGGGCTTATTGCCTTAGGAACTAATGTGGGAAGAGCTTTTTCTACAGCAGAGCATTTAGAATTTGTATCAGAAATATATTATTTAACTAAAACTTTAGGAGAACCAAATTTATTATCAAAAGATCAAATGGACGAAGTTATGAAAAAGTTTAATACCTATAGATATAAATAA
- a CDS encoding iron-containing alcohol dehydrogenase, with the protein MNSFEYYNPTKLVFGKDSVDQLPEVLSESHKKILLHYGGGSIKKTGLYDKVIKLLNEKGIEIIELSGVEPNPKLTLVREGIEICKEENISFILAVGGGSVIDSAKAIAAGVPYEGDIWECFTGEGTFREALPIGVILTLPATGSETSSSSIVTNEEGMLKRGIEDDCLRPEFAILNPELTLTLPEHQTFAGIVDIISHVLERYFTHTTNVDLTDELSEATLRSVIKNGYKLKENPNDYDARAEIMLGGTIAHGGILGLGREEDWGSHRIGHEITALYGTTHGVTLAIILPAWMKYVYKKNLNRFARFAVKVFGVSKDNKTLEEIALEGIESFENFIKDINMPVSLTEYNIPTDEFELMAEKCTKNGPVGSFKPLYKEDVISILKLAT; encoded by the coding sequence ATGAATAGTTTTGAATATTATAATCCAACAAAATTAGTTTTCGGTAAGGACTCTGTAGACCAATTACCAGAAGTATTATCTGAAAGCCATAAGAAAATACTTCTCCATTATGGGGGAGGAAGTATTAAAAAAACTGGCTTATATGATAAGGTTATTAAGTTGTTAAATGAAAAGGGAATAGAAATAATAGAACTTTCTGGTGTAGAGCCAAATCCGAAACTTACTTTAGTTAGAGAAGGAATAGAAATTTGTAAAGAAGAAAATATTTCTTTTATACTAGCTGTAGGTGGTGGAAGTGTAATAGATTCAGCTAAAGCTATAGCTGCAGGGGTGCCCTATGAGGGAGATATCTGGGAATGTTTCACAGGAGAAGGGACTTTTAGGGAAGCACTACCTATTGGAGTTATTCTTACATTGCCAGCCACAGGTAGCGAAACAAGCTCTAGCTCAATAGTTACAAATGAAGAAGGTATGCTTAAAAGAGGAATTGAAGATGATTGTTTAAGACCAGAGTTTGCAATATTAAATCCAGAACTTACCTTGACTTTACCCGAACACCAGACTTTCGCAGGGATTGTGGATATTATATCTCATGTTTTAGAAAGGTACTTTACTCATACTACTAATGTAGATTTAACAGATGAATTAAGTGAAGCTACATTAAGGTCAGTTATAAAGAATGGATATAAACTAAAAGAAAATCCTAATGACTACGATGCAAGAGCTGAAATTATGTTAGGTGGTACAATTGCTCATGGTGGTATTTTAGGCTTAGGTAGAGAAGAGGACTGGGGCAGCCATAGGATTGGCCATGAAATAACAGCATTATATGGTACTACCCATGGAGTAACCTTAGCTATTATTTTGCCTGCATGGATGAAATATGTATATAAGAAGAATTTAAATAGATTTGCCAGATTTGCTGTAAAGGTCTTTGGTGTATCAAAAGATAATAAAACCCTAGAGGAAATAGCCTTAGAAGGTATTGAAAGCTTTGAAAACTTTATTAAGGATATAAATATGCCGGTATCTTTGACGGAATACAATATACCTACAGATGAATTTGAACTAATGGCTGAAAAATGTACAAAGAATGGTCCAGTAGGAAGCTTTAAACCTCTTTATAAAGAAGATGTAATAAGTATATTAAAGTTAGCAACTTAA
- a CDS encoding DUF4097 family beta strand repeat-containing protein has product MIIKRLVTILIGIILIAIGAIFLLGNLSGNKPGHIFNIRFNPWESNDKENSKDYRDIDEKDTVNIDGINKIDIEVTFAKVNIISEEREDISVRYYGDIPSNIRTNLNTKSSGNKLTINAKAQSNYKINLSPKIDLYLDIIIPSSYTNSLNLEADLGSIQIEGLELDKLYVKGDLGDINIKNVDTKEVNVESSLGKISIDNVSSVKNKLSADVGSIEAKNIVGDLEVETDLGSIELEYDDLNSDIVAKSDSGSIKIKLPKNSSFYIEADTSLGNIKSDFPLEVNEKSNTKLKGRIGDGKNKIMTSVELGSIKIETK; this is encoded by the coding sequence GTGATTATAAAAAGATTAGTAACTATATTAATAGGTATTATATTGATAGCTATTGGAGCAATATTTTTACTCGGGAATTTATCAGGAAATAAGCCAGGTCATATATTTAATATAAGATTTAATCCGTGGGAATCTAATGATAAAGAAAATTCAAAAGATTATAGGGACATAGATGAAAAAGATACTGTAAATATTGATGGAATAAATAAAATCGATATAGAAGTGACCTTTGCAAAAGTTAATATTATTTCCGAAGAGAGAGAAGATATTTCAGTACGTTATTATGGAGATATTCCCTCTAATATTAGAACAAACTTAAATACAAAATCTTCAGGTAATAAGCTTACTATTAATGCTAAGGCACAAAGTAATTATAAAATTAATCTTTCACCAAAGATAGATTTATATTTAGATATTATTATTCCTAGTTCTTATACGAATAGTTTAAATCTTGAAGCAGATCTAGGTTCTATACAAATTGAAGGTTTAGAATTAGATAAATTATATGTAAAAGGAGATTTAGGTGATATAAATATTAAGAATGTAGATACAAAGGAAGTAAATGTAGAGTCTTCCTTGGGGAAGATATCAATAGATAATGTATCCTCTGTAAAAAACAAGTTGTCTGCTGACGTAGGATCTATAGAGGCAAAAAATATTGTCGGTGATTTAGAAGTTGAGACTGATTTAGGAAGTATAGAATTAGAGTATGATGATTTAAATTCGGATATAGTTGCTAAATCTGATTCTGGTAGTATTAAAATCAAGTTGCCTAAAAATTCAAGTTTTTATATTGAAGCTGATACTAGTTTAGGAAATATAAAGTCTGATTTTCCATTAGAAGTTAATGAAAAGTCGAATACTAAGCTAAAAGGCAGAATAGGTGATG